The Polyodon spathula isolate WHYD16114869_AA chromosome 10, ASM1765450v1, whole genome shotgun sequence genome contains the following window.
GGCACACTGCAGATTACAGTGCTTGAACATCCAGCCTCTATAGTTAACGGATGACCTTCTGACCTGCACGTGACTCCAGTGGGGATCAGGACAGAGATTGCACGGGGCTGACCCGCGGGACAGAGATAGAGTAGATGTTATCATGCAAGCACTGGCTGACAGACCTGGTGTTGCTAATATTACTTAAGATGACCGAGTTTTGGATGTGGTGATGCTTTAAGGAAAGCGAGCAGGACCTGTCtcgtctgtctgtttgtctctcgctctctctctctttctctctctctctctctctctcgttgtttacagcatcatttcttttttttccccaggtatTCTACTTTTTTAGTGACTGATCGCTTGCTTGTCAACGGTCCTGCAATGGCAGCAAGCAAGAGTAAGAACCAGAGCTCCCTGGCCCTGCACAAAGTGATCATGGTGGGCAGTGGTGGTGTGGGCAAGTCCGCCCTCACACTGCAGTTCATGTACGACGAGGTGAGTCCGTGCTTTGCCACCCCTAGGAGATCATGCAGCTTgtgttttaaactgtgtttaactGGGTTCTGTATTGCAGTTTGTAGAAGACTACGAGCCCACAAAGGCAGACAGCTACAGGAAGAAGGTGGTGCTGGACGGAGAGGAGGTGCAGATAGACATCCTGGACACTGCTGGACAGGAGGACTATGCAGCTATCCGGGATAACTACTTCCGCAGCGGGGAGGGCTTCCTCCTGGTGTTCTCCATAACGGAGCACGAGTCCTTCTCCTCCACAGCCGAATTCAGGTGAACTgtgaaaaaaaacctaaaaaaaaacatgttgcatttataagACTTGCTGGTCAAGACTCTGGTCACTGGTATGCAAGATTTGAACTGATAAATAGAtaagtaaatgaatgaattactGATAGGAAATGTTTTACAAGGCAAAAAACTGCAAACACTTTGAACAGCTTTTGGTACAAGAAATATCTTCTCCAGGTACTAATGtagtaacacatttataaaaaactttttcttttttttgtacttatcTGCATAAACCAacacctgatttaaaaaaagcaaagcaagaaGAAGAGCATGTGATTAAGTTAGTGTAAGTCAGCATCAACACAGTTTAGTTTAGCAGTACCAAACAAGTTGACAGCCAcctctgtgttttggttttgtgcagGGAACAGATTTTGCGGGTGAAGTCAGAGGAGGATAAAATCCCATTGCTTGTGGTTGGGAACAAGTCAGATTTGGAAGAGCGGAGACAGGTGATGGTGGACGAAGCCAGGAGCAAAGCAGAGGAGTGGGGAGTTCAATATGTAGAGACATCCGCCAAGACCAGAGCCAATGTAGACAAGGTAAATCACAAGGAATGATCAATATGTAGAGACACCCACCAAGACAAGAGCCAACGTAGACAAGGTAAATCACAAGGAATGATCAATATGTAGAGACATCCGCCAAGACCAGAGCCAACGTAGACAAGGTAAATCACAGGGAATGATCAATATGTAGAGACACCCACCAAGACAAGAGCCAACGTAGACAAGGTAAATCACAGGGAATGATCAATATGTAGAGACACCCACCAAGACAAGAGCCAACGTAGACAAGGTAAATCACAGGGAATGATCAATATGTAGAGACATCCGCCAAGACCAGAGCCAACGTAGACAAGGTAAATCACAGGGAATGATCAATATGTAGAGACACCCACCAAGACAAGAGCCAACGTAGACAAGGTAAATCACAGGGAATGATCAATATGTAGAGACACCCACCAAGACCAGAGCCAACGTAGACAAGGTAAATCACAGGGAATGATCAATATGTAGAGACACCCACCAAGACCAGAGCCAACGTAGACAAGGTAAATCACAGGGAATGATCAATATGTAGAGACACCCACCAAGACCAGAGCCAACGTAGACAAGGTAAATC
Protein-coding sequences here:
- the ralba gene encoding ras-related protein Ral-B, coding for MAASKSKNQSSLALHKVIMVGSGGVGKSALTLQFMYDEFVEDYEPTKADSYRKKVVLDGEEVQIDILDTAGQEDYAAIRDNYFRSGEGFLLVFSITEHESFSSTAEFREQILRVKSEEDKIPLLVVGNKSDLEERRQVMVDEARSKAEEWGVQYVETSAKTRANVDKVFFDLMREVRAKKMSENKDRNGKGSKRKRKSFKERCCLL